The sequence TTCCCTTTCATTATCTGAACTTGCAGGTAatcactttaattttatttattttttctacattgtctgagatcacattcaCAATACTAACACTCTTGCttttcacaagtttttttttttttctttttatctaagGCATATGTGATTTAGTTCtgatcccttccttctcccccccccccccctttttttttttgagatggccattacttatttcttttaaaaatgtcattgtctttctctctaaaatgtagcACTGACTTCAGGGTAACTCCTTGAAGCCTCAGGCACCACAACTTTCATAGCCGTGTTGGCACCCACTCACCTGGAGAGCAGCTCCTCAGGCCTTCCTGGTCCAGCATCCATTGTGATTTTCTTTGCTTAAAATAAGAGATCACATATTCACTGGGAACTAGAAGCCCTGaagaaggaaatcagggaagatgGAGAGAATTTTGTCATTTAGTTCTACTGAGGGAAAGGATGAAGATCCAGAGCTGCCTCCATTTTGAGATTTGCCCTGTTACATTCACACATATCAGTCTATACTCATCCATTAGTGCTTATCAAGCAAGGAACTCCCAATAGGATGTGCCCCATTCTCCTACTGTACCACTTGTTTTTAGAAAGAGCCAAATGCTCTTCCCATACTTCTCCTTTTAGGCTCCATTCTGGCAGAAACTTTTATCCTGGGTAAAAAGAGTTAATGGACTTGAGATGGCTTGAGGCTGATCAATATGGACCTTGGTCTTACAACCCCTTCTTCATAGAAGGAGAAATTCATCCTATAGTTTACATTATctattatctgaaaattatctaaaaATTTAAGGGGAGCCAGTAGTGCAGTGGAGATAGATATAATGTATCTTAGTTTAAATTAAGCCTCAGGCTGTTACTAACTGTATACCCCTTTGTAAGTCAattaaatctgtttgccttagtttcctcagctctTCAATGGGGATAACAGTATCATCTAACTGGGAAGGTTAATATGACATAAATTGACAAATTCTGCTTTATCTTTCATTTacaaacaagcatttctataacataatacaataaacAAGAAGATTGAACACGAAACTGCAAATCTACAATGTACAACTTGCCAAATTAtcaagtagatttttttccttgattttgcCCATCCCCAtgctagagatggctaccattatataaatatacacacaaatacatacatacatacatatatatatatatatatataaaaacacatataaatgTGTAAAATTTTACTATACTTCTTTCTACCtattagttctttatctggatgtaagtagaatatttccttctttatctataaTTTGGGGACTTACAATAGTCAAATAGTTCATTTCCTGTAAGTTGTTCTTATATACTATTGTTGGCAATATATTGTAAAGAAAACAGATGGCACAAGACTTGGCAATGGTAGTTgaaaagaaatgcttattccctttcacCTCTTTCCCACTATTCATGATGGAATTTGAGGGCAAGGGGAAGGCAGATCAGGGACAAACTTCCTATACTGGGAACAACTAGGATTTTGGGATATAaattgatacttttaaaaaagaaaaagtggaaagtGCCCCTATAAAGGGTGGGGGCAGTGGTCTCTGAGGTAAAGGCCAGGGACCAGGTGGAGGAACTTGACAAAATGGAGTCACTTTGGACACTTTGCTACCTCCATAGGGACCCAGAGGGAATGTGTCCTGGAAGCCTCAGACCTCTTCCTCAGGTGAGTGCAGTCCATCCATGATCTGAGCACCATAAGCAGTCGCAAGCATTTCCGCAGATACAGATGATGGTGTGTGAAGCTGGCAACGCTTTATGTACAGATCCTTTATTAGGTATAACACTGTAGGAACAACACTCCTCAGTTCTGTGTTGCAAGCTGATCCACTAGGCCCTCGGTAGCACTAACAATATCTGGCGAATCAGCTCTCTATCAGGCTGTAGGCAGCAAACCATCCTGAGTTCTCAGGAAATGATtggtcactgcattgatcagaatttttatacatacaAGAATGCATATCCTATGGATAcacctgtacacacacacacacacacacacacatacatgcacatttgTATCAATCAAGATTCCCCTTTTTAACATTATTTGCTTCCCCGCCACTGataaaacaagtaaaacaaaCTCCATTACATGCAACATACCATGAATCTGAAAAGTAAAGCAAAACCCAGTGACTATATCCTACAAAATGCTCCTCAGTCCACCAGTCTTCCACCTTTAAATGGCAGGCAGCGTGTTTCTTCTCATTGTTCCTCTGCAACCTTGGGGactgagcaccagccctgaaatcaggacaaCCCTGAtgggggaaagattccaatctttgattcccaaccccccctagttaatgtaaattaccctttgactcacaaatcctggtccctttgaattccaatagaagatgtggacctgtcccagccccacccagatcttagccaactttggggctacaccctaAAGCCCCTGGAGCTAAGTCTCGgacttaaaagggccacgctgggaaccccactttgcagagattccaaacatgcggGCCATGCAGGACcttctgtccagtgccctccttatctctatcttcacctatctcctacttctaaactcaataaacctcttttatcaatctagctctctgggccaataaatgcttttattgggaattcgtgccgctactagacctcaaatACCTCcatatccttgtgccgaatctaagggggttgcaggggaactctgactccctgtaccccaaagctgccactagaccttaactaaaccctaatttcatttaggtaccccaaatctacacctcaacatgtggtctacacctcaacaacccgagttcaaatatggccgcagacacttaaccccagctgcctcaccaaaagcaaataataacaagTATGTGGGGACTAAAGCTTGCAGTCTTGTGTCTCAGCTGCTTTTTAATGGTGTTCTCACAGTCTGGTGATAGGGAAGTTTGCTCTTGGTCTCTTCTGGCTGACTTGTTTTCCCTCTGAGAAGCTTTCCCTTTACTGTCTTCCCTTTTAAGTCTCCTTAATTTGCCTCAGTATTTGTCCTGGCCTCGTGGCTGCCCTTTGGCCCCCACAAATCTGTAGAGAGTTTGATGTGTGGGCAAGGTCTTAGGAACTCCTGGATACTTACTTCCATTGCATCATCACCATGTCTCCTCCTGCTCTTCATTTTCTAAGAAGCTACTTGGATTTATGGCCAAACAAAGGGGCAGGGCTTGGAGACAGGAGTCCCTCCTCTGCATTTCTGCCTCAGTATCTCAATTAACATTAGGGCTGATCATGGGGAGGGTCTGTTTGCTCCTTGGTTCGCCCATTCTGGCCCATTTCTTCAGGTCAGACTTGAAGATGGAGCTGGGCTCTGCATCAGTCCTGGAGGGAAGGTCTGGGCTGCTCTTGTTGCTGTTTTCCTGGGGTGCTGAGTATTGCTTTATTACAGACTTTCCCCCATGGGCAGCAAGGGGGCCTACATCCAAAGTGGTCTGCTCATTCACTTCCTGCTCTCAGGTCTATTTGTGACCTGGGTGTGAGGAAAGCAGATTACTGCTGGACTCTGTCCCTTCTGGCCCCCTAATCAGCTCTGCTGGCTGCCTCAGGGCAGAATTGTGGGTTCCCCTTTATTCTGAGGTTCCCTCCCTATTTATTCCATTCCTAGCTGGGCTGGAGTGAAGACCCTTCCTTGCAGCCCAAGCCTGAGACATGGCCCTGCTTCTGCTAACCCTAACTTCCTGGCTTCCTGCCCCAGGGCCTCCCTCCCCAGGACATATTCCCTTGACCCTGGTTATGTAACTGGGACCTGGATCAAGGGTGACAAAACATCCTGTTGCAGCTTCCTAATGTGTATCTGAGTCGTGCTGCCCTGTTACACAGGATCTGACTGCAGGAATACTCCCTATAAGGCGTCTTCTTCAccatgtaatgccagagaaactgagcaagataaagattagagagtatttaataatttattaagtggagagatatactgggaccaaatggatccatggtttggtcccgggactgaatgagactatcatctccaagagtCCAGCAAACCGTGAGTTCTCAAAGACATATATATACTTGGCTCAGattcagggggtagactgaggtaggggtggagtcagggtgctgactGTACCCCTGCTGCTGACTGTACaaaatccatcttttctttaattctgtcCTCTTTTAAATGAtcacacaaactttttttttctcccagagtATGCTATACTTGCCTGCTTTTCACAAACTCTGTAGAATTTTCTTTAGAATAAATCACTGGAATCAGTTCTGCTGAGGAAGAAATTTCCCATCACCCTCTAGTTCTCCTCAGATCCATCTACCTCACAGACAAAACACAAACTTTTTTCCTGATTACACATAAAAcatttctcaagtttttttttttttccccaaatgatcctataaaatgctttcctcagAATTCAATGAGACTCTTACTGACTATGGTTCTGGAAGCTGACTCTGATACTCAAAAATGGTATGACCTTTGAGCAACTCccttctgtgcttcagtttccttctggAAATTGAAGGGAGTTGGATTCTTGAATTCTGAAGGGACTTCCAGCTCCACATctcattatttttgttggtttAGGAGTTGGTGACATTCAGGGATGTGGCTGTGGACTTTACCCAGAAGGAATGGGGCCTCTTGGATGATCCTTAGAAGGAGCTGTACAAGGAGGTCATGTTGGAGAATGCCTGGAACCTGCTTTCCCTGGGTAAGGACATTTGTCTTGCTTACTCTAAATCTGAAATCAAAGGGGATATCTTTGGGTTCAGGGTCTGGGGAATGTGGGGTGGGAGgaggtggggatgtgggaaaggaaagtgggaacggagtgtggatcacaacatagtttccTCACTCCCTCtgtatttgcttgcattttggttttttccagttattctttttctttcttcttgatctgatttttcttgtgcagcaagataacagtataaatgtatatatatcgGATTAGACATAGAACATGAATTGGACTACCTGCCGgttaggggaaggaaggggaaatttggaacaaaaggttgtgcaagggtcaatgttaaaattacccatgcatctgtgttgaaaataaaaaaactttattaaaaaataaataaataaaagaaaacaatgaaaaatgtgaaaaaaatcaacCCAACAACACAAAACATTATTTGGAATTGCCCTTTAAATGCATGTGTCATTTAATCCAATGGATGTCATGAatcaatagaaatataaattttaatagtaATTAGCTTTTACCTGGTTAGagttgaaaagaatgaatttctaTCTTTAAGTGGGAGTTTGTCcagtttttcttccattttttgacCTCGCATATGTGggaacatttttataatattctgttTCAAAATCAGAATAGAGatgatggtgcagtagatagactGGTAGGCCTTAAGACATGAAGACTGAGTTTTAATCTCAACTCAGAAACTTGATAGTCAAGCCACAGGGTCTCTGTTTagttcagtttctttctctgtaaaatgggttctCACAAGGATAGAGCAAGACAATATTGCCACAGTGATTCAGTGAGGCACTATCTGGTCCAAGGAGGGTTTCCATCTAGTGGTTTGTGTTGTCAGTCCCACCAGTCTGTGATCTTCATAGGAGCAGGGGACACCCTTTACAGCTCTCTTTTGCTTCCTACATGCCAAGGTCTGGCATGTATCAGgctcataaatgcttgttaacttgaaGAAGTTCTAAGAAAGTGATCCTAGAATATCAACCCAAGTCTTCTGAGTACAAATGTAGagatctttccattataccatgttgCCTTACAAGTACGTGACCAGGTGGAAAAGGATACAATAAGGCTAAGAAACTGTCTGCCATCCttagtcatattttatttttccttcctcatgtTCCATCTAGTCTTATAACTACCGAAGGCTAAGTGTGGAAGGCATCAGCACATCTAGCACATCTTGTCCCAATGTTCTCTTCCtaagtcattttcctctttactttaattcttttacctttcttcataGATCTGGCAAGAACCAATCCAATTTTATATAAaaccctttccacattggttacattcaagGTTTCgttccagtgtggattctctgatgtctagtaagagaattctttcttctaaaagcctttccacacagGTTACATTCATAagttttctctccagtgtggatcctTTGATGTTCAGTAAGAGAGACCTTGTCTaaaaaagcctttccacattggttacgtTTATGAGGTtcctctccagtgtggattctctgatgtacagtaagacgTGCCTTTTttataaaagcctttccacactgcttacattcataaggtttttctccagtgtggattctctgatgatcAGTAAGAGTTCCCTTAtgtctaaaagtctttccacattggttacagtcataaggtttctctccagtgtgggttctctgatgtacagtaagacgTGCCTTTTttataaaagcctttccacactgcttacattcataaggtttctctccagtgtggattctctgatgtacagtaagagttGTCTTgtctctaaaagcctttccacattggttacatttataaggtttctctccagtgtggattctctcatGTACAATAAGAGATTCCTTATGTATAAaaccctttccacattggttacattcataagttttctctccagtgtggattttctgatgtgtAGTAAGAGATACCTTATGTATAAAAGCTTTCCCACACTCGTTACATTTATAAGgattctctccagtgtggattctctgatgtacagtaagagctCCCTTGtatctaaaagtctttccacattggttacatatataaggtttctctccagtgtggattctctcatGTACAATAAGAGATTCCTTATgtataaaagcctttccacattgctTGCATttgtaaggtttctctccagtgtggattctctgatgtacagtaagagatACCTTATgtataaaagcctttccacattgctTGCATttgtaaggtttctctccagtgtggattctctgatgtacagtaagagctCTCTTgtctctaaaagcctttccacattggttgcatctataaggtttctctccagtgtggattctctcatGTACAATAAGAGATACCTTATgtataaaagtctttccacattggttacatccATAAGGTGTCTCTCTAAGATGGATtttctgatgtacagtaagagctCCCTTGTATCTAAAAGTCTTTCCTAATTGGTTATATTTATAAGGTtcctctccagtgtggattctctgatgtctatTAAGAGTTGCCTGTTGTGTAAAAACCTTCCCACgctggttacatttataaggtttctctctagTGTGGATTTTCTGATATAAAGTAAGAGCTCTCTTGTCTTCAAAAGCCTTTTCAAATTGGTTACATATATAAactttctctccagtgtggattctctgatgtgcagtAAGATGTGTCTTTtttctgaaagcctttccacattggttacattcataaggtctCTCTGCAGCATGGATTTTATGATGAAGAGGAAaaccatttttatatttgaaagactTTTCATATTGGTTACATTCAATAGGTTTCTTTCTAATGTGGATTCTCTTACATCCAGTAAGAGCCCACCTTTCTGTGAAAACTTTTCCACTTTGAttatgctcataaagtttctctcCACTGTGGATTTTCTCAAGTATATCACAGATATCTTTCCCAGAAAAGTGAACAGGACCATCACTGATGAATGCTGGCTTGTGACTTTCTACTACAGGAAGACTTAGCTCTAGAGTACTTTCCTTCATatcaagtctgatttttctttctgaaaaaaaaaaaaaaaagaaaacaagaaaataaatacagataCTACACTCCCacacatctatatttatatcctcTTCCTTCTATCAGTAGAACAGAAacacaataattttctatttcccaAAATAGCCATTAAGTGTCTATAATCAGTCACTTAAAAATCATATTAGCTCACATCCTAAGggtgatttaatttctttttttttttaattataataactttttattgacagaatccatgccagggtaattttttttacaacattatcccttgcactcacttctgttccaattttttccctcccaccctccaccccctcccctagatggcaagcagtcctatatatattgaatatgtcataataaatcctagatataatatatgtgtgcagatccagttttcttattgcacagggagaattggattcagaaggtaaaaataacccgggaagaaaaacaaaaatgtaaacaatttacattcatttcccagtgttttttctttgggtgtagctgcttctgtccatcattgatcaaatgaaactgaattaggtctctttgtcaaagaaatctacttccatcagattacatcttcatacagtatcattgttaacgtatataatgatttcttcgttctgctcatttcacttaccatcagttcatgtaagtctctctaagcgtctctgtattcatccagctggtcatttcttacagaacaacaatattccataacattcatataccacaatttacccaaccattctccaattgatgggcatccattcattttccagtttctagccattacaaacagggctgccacaaacattttggcacatacaggtccctttcccttctttagtatctctttggggtataagcccagtagaaacactgctggatcaaagggtatgcacagtttgataactttttgagcatagttctaaactactctccagaatggttggattcattcacaactccaccaacaatgtatcagtgtcccagttttcctgcatcccctccaacaatcatcattattttttcctgtcatcttagccaatctgacaggtgtgtagtggtaggatgatttaatttctaataaGCTTTCTGCTCAAATATATTGGATCCTTATCATAAGCTTGTGACAATACAGAAAGTGGCTTCATTCTCACCATGTGCCCAATTTCAGTTCAGAATGGTTGAGTGAATTGAACCAAATCCTTGCAGCTGAGACTGGAATTCACACCCTGTAGATGGGTATGCTCTCActataatatttgataaattatttctactctcaattttcccctttccctttcattgTCTGTACTTTCTGATGAtcaccaatttatttattttttctacattatcTGAGGTTACATTCACAATACAAACACTCTTGCttttcataggttttttttttttctttttatctaagGCATAAGTGATTTACTTCTgatccattactttttttttcaaatagccaTTACTTATTTCTTTAGAACAATTATCATCGTAACCCTACACATATTCTTTtaacaaatacaattttaaaacatgCATTAAATTATCCACATTTCAAATTATCATATCATGCAGAAATTTAAGTTAATCATTCCATGGCATGAAAGAATAGAAAGATTATTACATGTCTTTAATTGAGAGAGCGACTCAAGGGATTTGATCCCAAAATTTGTCTGTGCTCTTCAATGATAAATTGTCCCATAGGACAACACCTATGTGCACTTATCtatcttaaaaataatctttctcaGTGATTTCAAACTATTGTGCTTAAGATTACACTGGTTTAGGGGATTATGCCATGATTTTGTCACATTGTGACTCCTCCAGAATCCTTGcctaagtatatttctccagagttatGGCCCATTACCTGTGACCATTTTCATATTATCTGTTTCAGAATCAGAATAGAGCTGGCGGTACAGTGGAGATAATGTAGATAgggccttgaatcaggaagacctgaattttaatccCATCTCAGAACCCAAGGTCCAATATCCAGCTCAAGATACTATTGCCAAGGAAAATCCGAAAG comes from Sarcophilus harrisii chromosome 5, mSarHar1.11, whole genome shotgun sequence and encodes:
- the LOC105749011 gene encoding zinc finger protein 260-like, giving the protein MCPGSLTSLPQELVTFRDVAVDLTQEEWSLLDDPQKELYKEVMLENAWNLLSLGLLVPSEYVISYFKQRKSQWMLDQGGLRSCSPERKIRLDMKESTLELSLPVVESHKPAFISDGPVHFSGKDICDILEKIHSGEKLYEHNQSGKVFTERWALTGCKRIHIRKKPIECNQYEKSFKYKNGFPLHHKIHAAERPYECNQCGKAFRKKTHLTAHQRIHTGEKVYICNQFEKAFEDKRALTLYQKIHTREKPYKCNQRGKVFTQQATLNRHQRIHTGEEPYKYNQLGKTFRYKGALTVHQKIHLRETPYGCNQCGKTFIHKVSLIVHERIHTGEKPYRCNQCGKAFRDKRALTVHQRIHTGEKPYKCKQCGKAFIHKVSLTVHQRIHTGEKPYKCKQCGKAFIHKESLIVHERIHTGEKPYICNQCGKTFRYKGALTVHQRIHTGENPYKCNECGKAFIHKVSLTTHQKIHTGEKTYECNQCGKGFIHKESLIVHERIHTGEKPYKCNQCGKAFRDKTTLTVHQRIHTGEKPYECKQCGKAFIKKARLTVHQRTHTGEKPYDCNQCGKTFRHKGTLTDHQRIHTGEKPYECKQCGKAFIKKARLTVHQRIHTGEEPHKRNQCGKAFLDKVSLTEHQRIHTGEKTYECNLCGKAFRRKNSLTRHQRIHTGTKP